The following proteins come from a genomic window of Misgurnus anguillicaudatus chromosome 10, ASM2758022v2, whole genome shotgun sequence:
- the baalca gene encoding BAALC binder of MAP3K1 and KLF4 a, which yields MLTLVSMGCGGSRSAMIEPRYLESRDTESTWLTNTDTEVTQLATGTGAHNPNGTGDNENTAPTGSGKREDQGSCVKERKLVNAGTQCSRSSTLASISKQRSAQRDEVKNKSKKISPADVSKSPVPL from the exons ATGCTGACGCTGGTCTCGATGGGTTGCGGTGGAAGTAGATCTGCTATGATCGAGCCCCGATATCTCGAGAGCAGAGACACCGAGTCGACGTGGCTCACGAACACGGACACGGAGGTCACGCAGCTGGCCACCGGTACCGGCGCTCACAATCCGAACGGAACCGGCGACAACGAAAACACAGCGCCCACCGGTTCAG GTAAAAGAGAAGATCAAGGCTCTTGTGTGAAGGAGAGGAAGCTGGTGAATGCTGGGACTCAATGCAGTAGATCCTCAACACTCGCCAGCATCAGTAAACAGAGATCAGCACAAAGAGATGAG gttaaaaataaatcaaagaaAATCTCTCCCGCTGATGTGTCGAAGAGTCCTGTCCCACTGTGA
- the spire1b gene encoding protein spire homolog 1 yields the protein MARRKDDDAAAAAAGGRDLIDDADDAHPIMDSEDETYLSLEEILNLYNQPINEEQAWAVCYQCCRSLSQGKDDTEASAGASAGDVKCGDVRIYKDGAVRLHYTSGTQNPTHSSTQQVIESLGIVIYKALDYGLHESEERELSPPLERLIDLMTNVAETESDSCTDEGYEAAEEEEDGRKQNPAHSYRIRGYSDIITLCSLHLPSPSDALGHYQAVCRALYAETRELHTFLKKIKSVKENLRKIEGDTVDDQGRELNELQNADWAWLWVQVMRDLRTGVKLKKVQERQYNLLPIEFQLTPYEMLMDDIRSKRYKLRKVMVNGDIPPKLKKSAHEVILEFIRSRPPLNPVAARKLKPQAERPPSLHERILEEIKTERKLRPVSPDQIRRSRLAIRPLSMSQSFDSSDVSSADGSIKASSSLSLANGVSSLQPNTSSGFQRRRLQAPTLSELEISDSDDETTDQKSVSCSSISTSMMDDTSPESVLGKKTPPMFLPISSTPQPERRQPAQRRHSIEKETPTCVRQFLPPSRQSSKSLEEFCFPVECLALTVQEVMHIRQVLVKAELEKFQQYKDVYNALKKGKLCFCCRIKRFSFFTWSYTCQFCKRPVCSQCCKKMRLPSKPYASLPIYSLGPSTLKRDAAVPTSDKPSTSQHRPSLQRAVSRLSKPTRQSSSSQDEPELPKELMEDWTTMEVCVDCKKFISDIIASGKQSLSLANKRARLKRKTQSFIMGSEKSSDYRPSERTINEV from the exons ATGGCCCGCAGGAAAGATGAtgatgctgctgctgctgctgcaggCGGACGGGACCTGATTGATGATGCTGATGATGCGCATCCCATCATGGACAGTGAAGATGAAACATATCTGTCTCTGGAAGAGATTTTAAATCTATACAATCAGCCCATCAATGAGGAGCAGGCCTGGGCTGTTTGCTATCAGTGTTGTCGCTCTTTATCACAGGGGAAGGACGATACCGAAGCATCCGCTGGTGCTAGTGCCGGAGATGTGAAATGTGGAGATGTGAGGATTTATAAAGACGGAGCCGTGCGTTTACATTACACATCAG GTACACAGAATCCCACCCATTCGTCCACACAG CAGGTGATCGAGTCTCTGGGGATTGTGATCTATAAAGCTCTGGATTATGGGCTGCATGAAAGTGAAGAGCGAGAACTGAGCCCACCGCTCGAGCGGCTCATCGATCTCATGACAAATGTGGCCGAGACCGAGAGCGACTCCTGCACCGATGAAGGATATGAAGCCGCTGAGGAAGAAGAAGATGGCCGCAAACAAAATCCAGCCCATTCATACCGTATCCGGGGATACAGTGACATCATTACG CTTTGTAGTCTTCATCTGCCCAGTCCTTCAGATGCGCTCGGTCATTATCAGGCCGTATGTCGGGCGCTCTACGCTGAAACCAGAGAGCTTCACACCTTCCTGAAGAAGATCAAGAGTGTCAAAGAG AACCTGCGTAAGATAGAGGGAGACACGGTCGACGATCAAGGCAGAGAGTTAAACGAGCTGCAGAATGCTGATTGG GCTTGGCTGTGGGTTCAGGTGATGCGAGATCTGAGAACAGGTGTGAAGCTGAAGAAGGTTCAGGAGCGTCAGTATAACCTGCTACCCATTGAGTTTCAGCTCACACCGTATGAGATGCTAATGGATGACATCCGCTCCAAACGCTACAAACTACGCAAAGTCATG GTGAACGGAGACATTCCCCCCAAGTTAAAGAAAAGTGCTCATGAGGTTATACTTGAGTTTATCAGGTCCAGACCTCCTCTCAACCCT GTGGCAGCACGAAAGCTCAAACCGCAGGCCGAACGTCCACCCAGCCTGCATGAACGTATACTAGAAGAGATCAAGACGGAGCGCAAACTCAGACCCGTTTCACCTGATCAGATCCGCAGGAGTCGACTCG CAATTCGGCCTCTTAGTATGTCTCAGAGTTTTGATTCATCAG ACGTGTCCTCTGCTGATGGCTCCATTAAAGCCTCCAGCTCTCTATCATTGGCTAATGGTGTATCGTCGCTTCAACCCAACACCTCCAGTGGGTTTCAGAGGAGACGACTTCAAGCCCCGACCCTGTCCGAGCTGGAAATTTCAGATTCAGAT GATGAGACCACAGATCAAAAGTCAGTCAGCTGTTCTAGTATCTCTACATCTATGATGGATGACACATCTCCAGAATCTGTGCTCGGGAAGAAAA CTCCGCCCATGTTCCTGCCCATCTCATCCACACCGCAGCCCGAGAGACGACAGCCGGCTCAGCGGCGACATTCGATCGAGAAAGAAACGCCGACGTGTGTCCGACAGTTTCTGCCTCCATCCAGACAGAGCTCGAAATCCTTA GAGGAGTTTTGTTTTCCTGTGGAGTGTTTGGCTTTGACTGTACAGGAGGTCATGCACATTCGCCAGGTTTTGGTCAAAGCTGAGCTGGAGAAGTTTCAACAGTATAAAGACGTATATAATGCACTGAAGAAAGGGAAG CTCTGTTTCTGCTGCCGGATAAAAAGATTTTCTTTCTTCACCTGGTCGTACACCTGTCAGTTCTGCAAAAG gcCCGTGTGTTCACAATGCTGTAAGAAA ATGCGGCTGCCATCAAAGCCTTATGCAAGTCTACCTATTTACTCACTGGGTCCGTCCACACTGAAACGAGACGCTGCTGTTCCCACGTCAGATAAACCCAGCACGAGTCAGCATCGGCCCAGCCTTCAGAGAGCTGTGTCCAG ATTATCCAAGCCTACGAGACAGTCGTCCTCTTCCCAAGATGAACCGGAGCTTCCCAAAGAGCTGATGGAGGACTGGACTACCATGGAGGTTTGTGTTGACTGTAAGAAGTTTATCTCTGATATCATCGCCTCCGGTAAGCAAAGTCTCTCTCTGGCCAACAAACGGGCGCGCTTGAAGCGTAAGACTCAGTCCTTCATTATGGGATCTGAGAAGAGTTCAGACTACAGACCATCAGAGAGGACCATCAATGAAGTATAA